From the genome of Candidatus Neomarinimicrobiota bacterium:
GGAACATCGGGCATACGGTCCCGGAGATGAAGTCCGTCATATAGATTGGAAATTATACGGAAAAACAGACCGGTACTATATCAAACAGTTTGAAGAAGAAACCAATCTCCGGTCTTACCTTCTGCTGGATACCAGTAGGTCAATGACCTATAAGAGCTCGAAAGTCAGCAAACTGGAGTACGGAAGCTATCTGGCAGCGGCACTCACCTACCTCATGCTTGCCCAGCAGGACGGTGTTTCCATCACCCTGTTCGATGACGGCATAAGAGGATTCGTTCCCCCCCGTTCCACACCCGGCCATCTGAACACGATTCTTGCCGAACTGGAGAACATCGAAGTCGGAGAGGACACGAAAGTTGCCCCCACACTCCATCATCTGGCAGAAAAGGTCAAGAAACGGGGACTAATCATCCTGATCTCGGATCTCCTGGACGAACCCGAGGAGGTACTCAC
Proteins encoded in this window:
- a CDS encoding DUF58 domain-containing protein; translated protein: MSTIDKRKYLQPEIVAKLNNMSLRARLVVEGYIIGLHKSPYHGFSVEFAEHRAYGPGDEVRHIDWKLYGKTDRYYIKQFEEETNLRSYLLLDTSRSMTYKSSKVSKLEYGSYLAAALTYLMLAQQDGVSITLFDDGIRGFVPPRSTPGHLNTILAELENIEVGEDTKVAPTLHHLAEKVKKRGLIILISDLLDEPEEVLTGLKHFRHKKHEVIVFHIVDRRERDFDFSVRTRFRDMETGEEITTEPWQIQSAYRQVMQRFHDFYRTQCRKRNIDYVSLQTDQNLDLALTSYLMKRKGIG